A genomic region of Trifolium pratense cultivar HEN17-A07 linkage group LG3, ARS_RC_1.1, whole genome shotgun sequence contains the following coding sequences:
- the LOC123917236 gene encoding uncharacterized protein LOC123917236: MILISGNNKSGLQQANDDRTKAQGVTIHHNSNQQGNKSVESGRTQNSSNTVLAKGTTALDEFKYGFPSESLSTTSNKWWGCSNRDDCAKTIPDGAKSQPEKSGGEAEKKECETGKAENSEETPQGSSLLRSVRKRSVEEGREAFKLGVFRGYGVNKLGKKEKILLHQIFGSSLPKSYGL, translated from the exons ATGATTTTGATAAGCGGGAATAACAAAAG TGGTTTACAACAAGCAAATGATGACAGGACCAAAGCACAAGGTGTTACAATTCACCACAATTCAAATCAGCAAGGAAATAAAAGCGTTGAAAGTGGGCGCACACAGAATTCGTCCAACACAGTTTTGGCTAAAGGAACTACAGCATTGGATGAATTTAAATACGGGTTTCCATCTGAAAGCTTATCGACCACTTCAAATAAATGGTGGGGATGTAGTAATCGCGATGATTGTGCCAAAACCATCCCAGATGGAGCCAAGAGTCAACCCGAAAAAAGCGGAGGAGAAGCAGAAAAGAAGGAATGTGAAACCGGAAAAGCTGAAAATAGTGAAGAAACTCCTCAAGGTTCATCTTTATTGAGATCTGTGAGGAAAAGATCTGTAGAAGAAGGAAGAGAAGCATTTAAATTAGGTGTTTTTCGAGGCTATGGTGTAAACAAGCTAGGCAAAAAGGAGAAAATATTGCTCCACCAAATATTTGGATCTTCATTGCCAAAGTCATATGGCTTGTAA